A window of Aequoribacter fuscus genomic DNA:
GTTAGCCGCACTATTGCCCGCTTAGAAGAAGAAGTTGGTACCGCGCTATTGCAAAGAGATCGACGCTCGATGCATTTGACGCCAGCAGGTAGAGAGTTCGAACAGTTCGCTAAAGAATCAGTGGTACGTTGGGATGAGATGCGCAGGCTGCTAAGTTCGCCCGATTATTTGCGCGGAGAGCTCAGTTTGTTCTGCTCGGTTACGGCCTCATTAAATGTTATGGGACCCGTTATTGAGGTCTTTCAGTCGCGCTACGAACACGTGGATCTAATGTTGCATACTGGTGATCAGGCGGACGGTATTGCTCGTGTGCTCAATCGTTCTGACGACTTGGCTGTCAGCGGGTATCCGGAGCGCATGCCGCAATCGTTAGCGTTTATCGAACTCATGGCGTCACCGTTGGTTCTCTGCATTCCAGTCCGAGACTGCGGCGTTAGGCAGCTGGTGCTCCAGCCAGAGGTTGATTGGTCCAAGGTGCCCTTTATCCTACCCGAGCGAGGTGTGTCGAGAGAGCTCTTGGATCTTTGGTTTGCCAGTTTGGGGGTGCAGCCCGACGTTTACGCTCAAGTGGCTGGCCATGAAGCCATAGTGGCTATGGTGAGTCTAGGTTTGGGTGTTGGCGTGGTACCAAAACTGGTGCATGACGGCGCCGGTATGAGCGACCGCGTGGAGCTTATCGCCGGGCCGGCAGATTTGCCTGTGCTGCCGGTTGGGCTGTGTGCTCTGAAGCAGCGTCTAAAAGACCCGCTGTTGGCAACTTTTTGGCAAGTCGCTGCGCAGACCTACAACGTTGCGTGATAGCATAGGCTAAGTTGACCAGGAAACGTATTACATCATGACAGACAAACACATGCCCGAGGCGGAGAAAGCCCAAATTCCAGGCTTGGATGCTGATGATCTGGCCGCTCTAGAGCAGTTGGTCGAGGATCATGAGGAGGAAGTGCTTGAGGGTGGTAAAACGGTCCGTAGACGTGGGGTGTATTTGTTGCCCAATTTATTCACCACGGGTGCTTTGTTTGCGGGTTTCTATGCTGTCGTAGCGGCACTGAAGGGCGATTTCGAGGCCGCACCCATCGCGATTTTTTTCGCTATGGTATTTGATGGCCTCGATGGCAGAGTTGCACGTCTAACGAATACGAGCAGTAAATTCGGCGCCGAATACGACAGCCTATCCGATATGGTGTCTTTTGGTGTTGCTCCTGCATTGGTCATGTTTAGTTTTGCGCTGCAGGATTTGGGTAAATTTGGTTGGAGTGCTGCTTTTGTTTACGTGGCCTGCGCCGCACTGCGACTGGCTCGATTCAATACCAGGATTGACTCTGATGATGGCAACTTTTTCACCGGGCTAGCGAGCCCCGCGGCGGCGGCGGTAGTAGCCAGTGCTGTTTGGTTGGCGCACGATTTGGGCTATGTGGCTGCGGGAGATGTGCCTAAAGAGCTGGGCGTTGTGCTGGCTGTTATGACGGCGCTAATGGGATCGGCGATGGTGGCTAACTTCAAGTATCCTTCCTTTAAGGGCTTGGATTTCAGGGGGCGAGTGCCATTTGTCGTTATTTTTATCATCGTTATTGTCTTTAGTTTGGTGACGCTTCATCCGCCCGCCGTGTTCTTGGCAACGTTTTTGGTCTATGCGCTGTCCTCGCCCGTATTAACCTTGGTGAATCGCCTTCGTCCCGTAAAGCCTGCTGATGAAGGAGAGCAAAAGTAGATTTCAGCTAGGGTGCGCTATATGGCTAAACAGTTTACTGATCCCACACTTCGGTCATCCGATATTACGCCAGAGTCCAGCTATCTCAACCGTAGGCAGTTTATGAAGGGTGCTGTGGTTGGCTCTGCGGCCTTGCTGGCAGCGCAAACGTCAGCGGCCGACACTTCGAAACTTGTGAGTTTCCCATCTTACACGTCAGCCGAAAACTCGGGATGGCCATTACAAGTACCCGATGTTTTGACGCCTTTTGACGATGTCACTAACTACAACAATTTTTATGAGTTTGGGATGGATAAATCCGATCCTGCTCGATACGCCTCGGCCATGACCCTCGACCCCTGGTCGATCAGAGTCAGCAGTGACAGTGGAAAAACGTCCGATGTGCAATTCGAAGACCTCTTGCGCGCTATGGACATCGAAGAGCGCATTTACCGCCTGCGTTGTGTGGAGGCGTGGTCCATGGTGATCCCTTGGTTGGGATTTCCCTTGGCGGAGTTAATCCGATGGCTCAGTCCGGAAGGCAGTTTCCAGTTTGTTCAATTTCAGACACGCTATGTTCGCGCAGAGATGCGTGGAACACGCTCGTTTAGTAGTGTGATCGATTGGCCCTACCAAGAGGCACTGCGGATGGATGAGGCGATGAACCCCTTATCATTTATTGCGGTGGGTTTATACGGTAAATCGTTGCTTGCACAAAACGGCGCGCCGCTTCGTCTGGTTGTGCCGTGGAAGTATGGCTTTAAAAGCATCAAATCAATCGCGAGCATTCATTTTACCAACCGGTTGCCTGAGACTAGCTGGCAATCGATCGCGCCGCACGAGTACGGGTTTTATGCTAACGTCAATCCCGAGGTTGACCATCCTAGGTGGTCGCAGAGATTTGAACGGAGATTGCCATCGTCTTTATTCAGTCCAAACCGAATACCTACGCAAATGTTTAATGGGTATGGTGAATATGTCGCTGACCTCTACAAGAACTTGGACCTGAGGCGCTACTATTAATTCTGTGTTAGTTCTGCGGCTCAAGAGGGGGCTTGGATCCGGTCGTTGGTTAGTGCACTTTTTGGGGTTGCTGAGCTCTATCTGGCTGGTCCTGAATGTGCTGCAAAACCAGTTGGGCCCCGACCCTGTAAAACAGCTCGTGCTGCTAACCGGAGAGCGCGGATTTCAGTTTTTATTGTTTTCTTTGGCCATCTCCCCGCTGGCCCGTTTATTGACTGCACCTTTGCTTATACAATGGCGTCGTCCGGCCGGCCTTTGGGCGTTCTACTTTTTGTCTTTACACTTGCTGGTCTTTTTTCAAGGCTATATCGGGTGGTCTTGGACAATTCTTATTGAAGAGCTCAAGGAGCGCCCCTACATTTCTGTCGGTGCTTTAGCTTGGCTTCTCTTGGTTCCATTAGCGTTAACGTCCACACGGCGTGCGCGGCTAAAATTAGGTCGGCGTTGGCGCTTGTTGCACCGCTTAGTGTTCATCGTTGCAGCATTGGCTTGTCTGCATATAATATGGCAGGTTCGATCTGATTGGATTAATGCTGGTGTATACACCCTGACTTGTGTTCTAATTGTGGGTTCCCGCTACAGAAACCTGCGGTGCTTTTCTAAAGCAATTTAAGGTTGACATAAGGGCTCCAGTCGGCGTCGGTTTGCCTGTTTGGAGTGCGGCTTTCAAGCCCAGAAAAAAAGTTTGAAAAAAGTAAAAAAAGCGCTTGCGTGGTTTTGGATGTTACGTATAATGCGCGTCCTCAGTAAGGGAACTGCCTTACTGAAAAGCTGAAGCCCTGGCGGTTTTAGGTTATTTAACAGACAGATGAAGACAGAAATGTGGGCACTTGTTGAGGTGTATGGCTAACATATATCAGATACAAGTGAACCATTAATTCATAGTAATTTTTGATTTCGAATTGTATCTGAGCCGAGATTTGTACGTTAGCGCTGGTTAAAGCGAAAACGTGCCCTCTTGCTAACGCAGAGGATAAAGATTGAACTGAAGAGTTTGATCATGGCTCAGATTGAACGCTGGCGGCAGGCCTAACACATGCAAGTCGAGCGAGAAAGGTTTTCGGACTGAGTACAGCGGCGGACGGGTGAGTAACGCGTAGGAATCTACCCAGTAGTGGGGGACAACTTAGGGAAACTTAAGCTAATACCGCATACGCCCTGAGGGGGAAAGCGGGGGATCTTCGGACCTCGCGCTATTGGAAGAGCCTGCGTTAGATTAGCTAGTTGGTGGGGTAAAGGCTCACCAAGGCGACGATCTATAGCTGGTCTGAGAGGATGATCAGCCACACTGGGACTGAGACACGGCCCAGACTCCTACGGGAGGCAGCAGTGGGGAATATTGCGCAATGGGCGAAAGCCTGACGCAGCCATGCCGCGTGTGTGAAGAAGGCCTTAGGGTTGTAAAGCACTTTCAATTGGGAGGAAGGGGTTGTCGTTAATATCGGCAACTTTTGACGTTACCTTTAGAAGAAGCACCGGCTAACTCCGTGCCAGCAGCCGCGGTAATACGGAGGGTGCGAGCGTTAATCGGAATTACTGGGCGTAAAGCGCGCGTAGGCGGTTTGTTAAGTCGGATGTGAAAGCCCCGGGCTCAACCTGGGAACTGCACCCGATACTGGCCGACTTGAGTGCGAGAGAGGGAGGTAGAATTCCATGTGTAGCGGTGAAATGCGTAGATATATGGAGGAATACCGGTGGCGAAGGCGGCCTCCTGGCTCGACACTGACGCTGAGGTGCGAAAGCGTGGGTAGCAAACAGGATTAGATACCCTGGTAGTCCACGCCGTAAACGATGTCTACTAGCCGTTGGGGAACTTGATTCTTTAGTGGCGCAGCTAACGCAATAAGTAGACCGCCTGGGGAGTACGGCCGCAAGGTTAAAACTCAAATGAATTGACGGGGGCCCGCACAAGCGGTGGAGCATGTGGTTTAATTCGATGCAACGCGAAGAACCTTACCAGGTCTTGACATCCTGAGAACTTAGCAGAGATGCTTTGGTGCCTTCGGGAACTCAGAGACAGGTGCTGCATGGCTGTCGTCAGCTCGTGTTGTGAAATGTTGGGTTAAGTCCCGTAACGAGCGCAACCCCTGTCCTTAGTTGCCAGCACGTAATGGTGGGAACTCTAAGGAGACTGCCGGTGACAAACCGGAGGAAGGTGGGGACGACGTCAAGTCATCATGGCCCTTACGACCTGGGCTACACACGTGCTACAATGGGAAGTACAAAGGGTTGCGAAGCGGCGACGTGGAGCCAATCCCATAAAACTTTTCGTAGTCCGGATTGAAGTCTGCAACTCGACTTCATGAAGTCGGAATCGCTAGTAATCGCGAATCAGAATGTCGCGGTGAATACGTTCCCGGGCCTTGTACACACCGCCCGTCACACCATGGGAGTGGGTTGCTCCAGAAGTGGTTAGTCTAACCTTCGGGGGGACGATCACCACGGAGTGATTCATGACTGGGGTGAAGTCGTAACAAGGTAGCCCTAGGGGAACCTGGGGCTGGATCACCTCCTTAAACGAAAGCTATTACTCAATGAGTGTTCACATTTTTGTCTTCATCACACGATGACACAACAGCTTTGGCTGCAGGCCTGTAGCTCAGTTGGTTAGAGCGCACCCCTGATAAGGGTGAGGTCGGCAGTTCAAATCTGCCCAGGCCTACCAATCCTTTGCTATACGTCGTTGTCAGGCTCCTCGCATAGCAGGCTATGCGTCGTCGGCTGACGCCTCGTCTATCAAACGATTGGTGTA
This region includes:
- the ilvY gene encoding HTH-type transcriptional activator IlvY, translated to MDRKSLSVFINVATTLNFSRVAELNHMSVSAVSRTIARLEEEVGTALLQRDRRSMHLTPAGREFEQFAKESVVRWDEMRRLLSSPDYLRGELSLFCSVTASLNVMGPVIEVFQSRYEHVDLMLHTGDQADGIARVLNRSDDLAVSGYPERMPQSLAFIELMASPLVLCIPVRDCGVRQLVLQPEVDWSKVPFILPERGVSRELLDLWFASLGVQPDVYAQVAGHEAIVAMVSLGLGVGVVPKLVHDGAGMSDRVELIAGPADLPVLPVGLCALKQRLKDPLLATFWQVAAQTYNVA
- the pssA gene encoding CDP-diacylglycerol--serine O-phosphatidyltransferase, whose product is MTDKHMPEAEKAQIPGLDADDLAALEQLVEDHEEEVLEGGKTVRRRGVYLLPNLFTTGALFAGFYAVVAALKGDFEAAPIAIFFAMVFDGLDGRVARLTNTSSKFGAEYDSLSDMVSFGVAPALVMFSFALQDLGKFGWSAAFVYVACAALRLARFNTRIDSDDGNFFTGLASPAAAAVVASAVWLAHDLGYVAAGDVPKELGVVLAVMTALMGSAMVANFKYPSFKGLDFRGRVPFVVIFIIVIVFSLVTLHPPAVFLATFLVYALSSPVLTLVNRLRPVKPADEGEQK
- the msrP gene encoding protein-methionine-sulfoxide reductase catalytic subunit MsrP — encoded protein: MAKQFTDPTLRSSDITPESSYLNRRQFMKGAVVGSAALLAAQTSAADTSKLVSFPSYTSAENSGWPLQVPDVLTPFDDVTNYNNFYEFGMDKSDPARYASAMTLDPWSIRVSSDSGKTSDVQFEDLLRAMDIEERIYRLRCVEAWSMVIPWLGFPLAELIRWLSPEGSFQFVQFQTRYVRAEMRGTRSFSSVIDWPYQEALRMDEAMNPLSFIAVGLYGKSLLAQNGAPLRLVVPWKYGFKSIKSIASIHFTNRLPETSWQSIAPHEYGFYANVNPEVDHPRWSQRFERRLPSSLFSPNRIPTQMFNGYGEYVADLYKNLDLRRYY
- a CDS encoding sulfite oxidase heme-binding subunit YedZ, producing MLQNQLGPDPVKQLVLLTGERGFQFLLFSLAISPLARLLTAPLLIQWRRPAGLWAFYFLSLHLLVFFQGYIGWSWTILIEELKERPYISVGALAWLLLVPLALTSTRRARLKLGRRWRLLHRLVFIVAALACLHIIWQVRSDWINAGVYTLTCVLIVGSRYRNLRCFSKAI